A region from the Janthinobacterium agaricidamnosum genome encodes:
- a CDS encoding cyclase family protein codes for MFKPSATLTALLLALLGGTVQAALPEVGISPWGPKDEIGRLNLMTPASRAAILARIDGGKSYDLAVDFYIGMPSWQAAGDPPYQMWMTHTPKGNVVADSMQVGEQMNRHVSYTGSAVSMYAHMGTHIDALNHFGLNGKIWNGFTEEQYLGDRGWTVTGAEKLPPIVARGVLIDVAVAKGLKQLPDNYRVTRQDLRAALAQQKVTLEKGDVVLIRTGRMQHYEQAHTYMANPPGLSLDAAKFLVEDGGAMVVGADNLSFEAFPSEVANNYLPVHTYLLAQQGTPILELVDLEALSRDKVYQFAFIGASLKFRGGDAAPIRPVALPIR; via the coding sequence ATGTTCAAACCATCCGCCACCCTGACTGCCCTGCTGCTGGCCCTGCTCGGAGGGACAGTGCAGGCCGCCCTGCCCGAAGTGGGCATCAGCCCCTGGGGCCCGAAAGACGAGATCGGCCGCCTGAACCTGATGACGCCGGCCTCGCGTGCCGCCATCCTGGCGCGCATCGACGGCGGCAAGAGCTATGATCTGGCCGTCGATTTCTATATCGGCATGCCCAGCTGGCAGGCGGCCGGCGACCCGCCCTACCAGATGTGGATGACGCACACGCCGAAAGGCAACGTGGTGGCCGATTCCATGCAGGTGGGCGAACAGATGAACCGCCACGTCAGCTACACGGGCTCGGCCGTGTCCATGTATGCGCACATGGGCACGCATATCGACGCCCTGAACCACTTCGGCCTGAACGGCAAGATCTGGAATGGCTTTACGGAGGAACAATACCTGGGCGACCGGGGCTGGACCGTGACGGGCGCGGAGAAATTGCCGCCGATCGTGGCGCGCGGCGTGCTGATCGACGTGGCCGTGGCCAAGGGTCTCAAACAACTGCCCGATAATTACCGGGTGACGCGGCAAGACTTGCGCGCGGCGCTGGCGCAACAGAAGGTCACGCTGGAAAAGGGCGACGTGGTGCTGATACGCACGGGCCGCATGCAGCATTATGAGCAGGCGCACACCTACATGGCCAATCCGCCGGGCCTGTCGCTCGATGCGGCGAAATTCCTCGTGGAAGATGGCGGCGCCATGGTGGTGGGCGCGGACAACCTCAGTTTCGAGGCGTTTCCGTCCGAAGTGGCGAACAATTACCTGCCCGTGCACACCTATCTGCTGGCGCAGCAGGGCACGCCCATCCTGGAACTGGTCGACCTGGAAGCGCTGTCGCGCGACAAGGTGTACCAGTTCGCCTTCATCGGCGCCTCGTTGAAATTCCGTGGCGGCGACGCGGCGCCCATCCGTCCCGTGGCCCTGCCGATCCGCTAG